One genomic window of Acidovorax radicis includes the following:
- a CDS encoding holin, translating into MKTETLEAIGAAGNKATIVGGAVAVAGKWTATEIATYIGAAVAVIGLIVTWYYKREANKRQAADDRRREAEHQRRETERDMRMQLMRTSGLPVFHRDTDLGELAADE; encoded by the coding sequence ATGAAGACAGAAACCCTTGAAGCCATCGGCGCAGCCGGAAACAAAGCAACGATTGTCGGCGGCGCCGTTGCGGTGGCCGGGAAGTGGACTGCAACGGAAATTGCCACGTACATCGGTGCAGCGGTGGCCGTGATTGGCTTGATCGTCACTTGGTACTACAAGCGCGAAGCCAACAAGCGCCAAGCTGCCGATGATCGACGCCGCGAGGCTGAGCACCAGCGCCGGGAAACCGAGCGCGACATGCGCATGCAGTTAATGCGTACATCAGGCCTGCCGGTGTTCCATCGGGACACGGACCTTGGCGAACTTGCGGCGGACGAATGA
- a CDS encoding Spy/CpxP family protein refolding chaperone, with amino-acid sequence MSPWIRKTLLGVFGASIVLGGLTACSSGGPHSGPMGAEKMSQVRGKLVARVSSKLDLDEAQKHKLDILADKLEAQRTAFMGKTQDRHAEMQTIVAGSTFDRAHAQAMVDETTRALQANSPEVITALADFYDSLNPSQQQKVREMMQHRRKGWMARG; translated from the coding sequence ATGAGCCCCTGGATTCGAAAAACTTTATTGGGCGTGTTCGGCGCTTCTATTGTCCTGGGCGGTCTAACGGCTTGCTCCAGCGGCGGCCCGCATAGCGGGCCCATGGGCGCCGAAAAAATGAGCCAGGTGCGCGGCAAGTTGGTTGCGCGGGTAAGCAGCAAGCTCGATTTGGACGAGGCGCAGAAGCACAAGCTTGATATTCTGGCCGACAAGTTGGAGGCCCAGCGTACGGCTTTCATGGGCAAGACGCAGGATCGTCACGCTGAAATGCAAACCATCGTGGCGGGGAGCACATTTGACCGTGCCCATGCTCAAGCCATGGTGGATGAGACGACGCGTGCCTTGCAGGCCAACAGTCCTGAAGTCATCACGGCTCTGGCAGATTTCTACGACAGCCTCAACCCCAGTCAGCAGCAAAAGGTGCGCGAGATGATGCAACACCGGCGCAAAGGCTGGATGGCGCGCGGTTGA
- a CDS encoding DMT family transporter — protein MSIRSAAPALAAALLFGASTPFAKLLLGNVTPLLLAGLLYLGSGLGLCLLLALRQLRKKEGEHTPDALRIPRAELPWLLSAIVFGGVLGPALLMLGLTQTSGASASLLLNVEGVLTALIAWWVFKENADRHIVLGMVVIVLAGLLLSWQPGAVRFSSGALLIVGACLCWAVDNNLTRKVSTNDAMLVAGLKGLLAGVSNTALALLNGAALPSMTTLGGSLVVGFIGYGLSLTLFVVALRTLGTARTGAYFSVAPLFGVAISLALWPDVPGPLFWTAAALMAVGIWLHVRERHEHEHSHEPLEHSHRHSHDEHHQHAHAFAWNATEPHTHAHRHEVLTHKHPHYPDIHHRHGHAHPH, from the coding sequence ATGTCTATACGTTCCGCTGCACCCGCACTCGCCGCCGCCCTGTTGTTTGGCGCGAGCACGCCATTTGCCAAGCTGCTGCTCGGCAATGTGACACCTTTGCTATTGGCCGGGCTGCTCTACCTGGGCAGCGGACTTGGCCTGTGTCTGTTGCTGGCGCTGCGCCAGCTGAGGAAAAAAGAAGGTGAGCACACTCCCGATGCTCTGCGTATTCCACGGGCCGAACTGCCCTGGCTGCTGAGCGCCATCGTGTTTGGCGGCGTACTCGGCCCAGCGCTGCTGATGCTCGGACTGACCCAGACCAGCGGCGCCTCGGCATCGCTGCTGCTGAATGTCGAAGGCGTGTTGACTGCGCTCATCGCCTGGTGGGTGTTCAAGGAGAATGCGGACCGCCACATCGTATTGGGTATGGTGGTCATCGTTCTTGCCGGTCTCCTGCTGTCCTGGCAGCCAGGCGCTGTGAGATTTTCGTCAGGTGCGTTGCTCATTGTTGGGGCATGCCTGTGCTGGGCAGTGGACAACAACCTGACCCGCAAGGTTTCGACGAACGATGCCATGCTGGTCGCCGGGTTGAAGGGATTACTTGCCGGGGTCAGCAATACCGCCCTGGCGCTTCTCAATGGCGCCGCGCTGCCATCGATGACCACGCTGGGTGGGAGCCTCGTCGTGGGATTTATCGGCTATGGATTGAGTTTGACCTTGTTCGTGGTGGCTCTGCGGACGCTGGGCACGGCCCGGACGGGGGCTTATTTTTCGGTAGCACCGCTGTTTGGCGTGGCCATTTCTTTGGCGTTATGGCCCGACGTGCCGGGCCCACTCTTCTGGACGGCCGCCGCGCTGATGGCCGTTGGCATCTGGTTGCATGTCCGCGAGCGGCATGAACACGAACACAGCCATGAGCCGCTGGAGCACAGCCACAGGCATTCGCATGACGAGCACCACCAGCACGCGCATGCCTTTGCCTGGAACGCCACGGAACCGCACACGCATGCCCACCGGCATGAGGTGTTGACGCACAAGCACCCGCATTACCCGGACATTCATCACCGCCATGGGCATGCACATCCGCATTGA
- a CDS encoding lysozyme, with protein sequence MSDSKIQPKVIWVAALGGFVTLLSPMLIDHLQQWESGKARVLVVYADKLAGNIPTVCNGLTRHVTTTPIIVGERWTEEKCVVEESNALERVQRAVLSCFKRLPPPSVLDMASSHAWNLGASATCGSGAMAAWNRGEWERGCQRISRGDDGTLVWSFTSHIDPKTGKKVYTFVQGLANRRADETAKCEVGA encoded by the coding sequence ATGAGCGACTCCAAGATTCAGCCGAAGGTGATCTGGGTCGCGGCCCTCGGCGGCTTCGTCACGCTGCTGTCACCGATGCTGATAGACCACCTCCAGCAGTGGGAAAGCGGCAAGGCCCGCGTGCTGGTGGTCTATGCCGACAAGCTGGCCGGCAACATCCCCACCGTCTGCAATGGCCTTACACGTCACGTCACCACCACCCCGATCATCGTCGGCGAGCGCTGGACCGAAGAGAAGTGTGTAGTAGAGGAATCCAACGCACTGGAACGCGTGCAGCGCGCCGTGCTCTCTTGCTTCAAACGTCTGCCACCGCCAAGCGTGCTCGACATGGCCAGCAGCCACGCATGGAACCTCGGAGCCAGCGCCACCTGTGGCAGCGGTGCCATGGCCGCATGGAACCGTGGCGAGTGGGAGCGCGGTTGCCAGCGCATCAGCCGTGGCGATGACGGGACTCTGGTGTGGAGTTTCACCAGTCACATCGACCCCAAGACCGGTAAGAAGGTTTACACGTTCGTTCAAGGGCTTGCCAACCGACGTGCGGACGAAACCGCGAAGTGCGAGGTGGGCGCGTGA
- a CDS encoding LamG domain-containing protein — protein MAGDADFSKVVLLLKGDGANNSTTVVDSSSFGKTISVGGNAKISTTQSKFGGASLRADGSASTRFFSGADADFDLGSITSSSNYTIELWVRLDGVGGEAQNLISHALPGSGGSGRGGWSLYSTSGNLALQISGISSATNPWIFGMTTTTAVLSAATWAHVAIVLQNGVPKIYVNGVAATTTVTSGAIWATTPIGLNSTKTDYGVSIGATGTDSNNPSPLQLLSGYIDEVRITKGLARYTANFTPPTAGFPTFGADAELSASAAVGVTSSSSASVSNSGAAAANVSVASTAAGGIAVDGSAATTVAVTSAAAGELGIPEAVLSGAATVGVSSTASGAAIVQGAGSTAINVTSSADATVRSGAELSGSTVVDVASAGSAAVRAAGQGASEVTVLSVASGSVPVRGQASASVAVSSAAAGAVPIAAFSDNTVQVGSVAAGAVAVTGQAAAVVNITSATRIRGGTRDFTRDVSVATMLREISARTAPLSVVAISAPGQVTVTTRQREISVLA, from the coding sequence ATGGCTGGAGACGCAGATTTCAGTAAAGTCGTCCTGCTGCTGAAAGGCGACGGGGCGAACAACTCCACGACCGTCGTAGACAGCAGCAGTTTCGGGAAAACGATCTCAGTCGGCGGGAACGCCAAGATAAGCACCACACAAAGCAAATTTGGTGGGGCCAGCCTACGGGCCGATGGATCGGCTTCGACCCGTTTTTTTTCCGGGGCTGATGCAGATTTTGACCTTGGTTCGATCACCTCGTCGTCAAACTACACCATAGAGCTTTGGGTTCGGCTTGACGGTGTTGGGGGGGAAGCTCAAAACCTCATCTCCCACGCGCTGCCTGGTAGCGGCGGAAGTGGTCGTGGTGGATGGTCTCTGTATTCCACGTCCGGCAACCTCGCCCTACAGATTTCAGGGATATCCTCCGCCACAAATCCTTGGATTTTTGGCATGACCACGACCACTGCCGTACTTAGCGCAGCGACTTGGGCGCATGTGGCGATCGTCCTCCAGAACGGGGTTCCGAAGATCTACGTTAATGGCGTGGCGGCGACCACTACGGTGACGAGCGGGGCTATCTGGGCAACCACACCAATAGGTCTGAATAGCACAAAGACAGACTATGGCGTCAGCATCGGTGCGACGGGGACAGACTCGAATAACCCCAGCCCTCTGCAGTTGCTGTCGGGCTATATCGATGAGGTCCGAATCACGAAAGGGCTCGCCAGGTACACGGCGAACTTCACTCCACCGACGGCGGGATTCCCAACTTTCGGGGCGGACGCTGAGCTTTCCGCGTCAGCGGCTGTTGGCGTTACATCTTCGTCGTCTGCCTCGGTATCAAATTCTGGCGCCGCAGCGGCCAACGTCTCAGTAGCCTCCACGGCGGCGGGCGGTATCGCAGTCGATGGTTCGGCCGCCACGACTGTGGCTGTCACCTCGGCAGCGGCTGGCGAGCTGGGCATCCCAGAAGCTGTTCTGTCCGGGGCAGCCACGGTAGGAGTCTCGTCAACCGCATCCGGCGCCGCCATTGTGCAGGGCGCAGGATCTACGGCCATCAACGTCACTTCCAGCGCGGACGCCACGGTGCGGTCGGGCGCGGAACTGTCCGGAAGTACGGTGGTAGACGTTGCTTCGGCTGGATCTGCTGCAGTGCGCGCGGCGGGGCAGGGGGCATCGGAAGTCACGGTTTTGTCGGTGGCGTCCGGGTCTGTGCCAGTGCGTGGCCAGGCCAGCGCTTCGGTGGCTGTCAGCTCTGCGGCTGCCGGTGCAGTGCCTATTGCAGCCTTCTCGGACAACACGGTGCAGGTGGGCTCTGTAGCCGCCGGGGCCGTCGCCGTTACCGGGCAAGCCGCTGCGGTTGTGAACATCACCAGCGCGACAAGAATCCGCGGGGGTACGCGTGATTTCACTCGAGACGTATCTGTGGCCACCATGCTGCGCGAGATCAGCGCGCGAACCGCTCCGCTCTCCGTGGTGGCCATCTCCGCACCGGGACAAGTTACTGTGACCACGCGACAGCGGGAAATCTCCGTTCTGGCTTGA
- a CDS encoding PLxRFG domain-containing protein — translation MGFQPAQPADTSNTARLRAMIPQMEAMGYKQQPQALADGGIVDTIKGMVGLRPKTREELLAADAKNQERNREAAARVAARQTPAPAAPAAPAPQAAITDYAGMSAMQRREKEQGLKNGGAVKPHGFKAGGLIRGPGTGTSDSIETEKRPGTFIMPADSTQAFGPEMLEELGEPEEMGEAAEGMEEQSQGGESGEGEEVPVRLQTLLDQAANLNAEQKAQRLLRNNKISEGMLKAWQGLPLDQYTANVDSRYESQMLQAGVVWTPAELKSLFKLTDAQVDLYQEFRAATDRSLDTMARADMLRYGGKDVAELRDMVMDAKDAQDAAQILRKHLQMLAKENPDRAGEIGQVSNGMLDRAARVQELQEQGYAPLSRFGQYTVDVVDENGERQYFGLFETAREANLMAIKMRKEFGQDAVTQGTLSNDEFKLLAGITPESLELFGNMLGLESDGDQAKDQAFQEYLRRTKTNRSAMRRLIHRQGIAGYSEDVGRVLASFLYSNSRQTSAGLHMGELGEAITAIPKQQGELKDAAIQLSEYVKNPQEEAQAVRGLLFAQYLGGSIASAFVNMSQPAAVTFPWLSQFGGAKQAAAELGRAAKNLASRSHRYEADLAAALKQAEEEGTVSPQEVHQLMAQARGSGSLRPGDGTRAGDARAAASNALTRLSLAWGKVFGAAEQVNRRMTFIAAYRVAKAQGMANPAAFAKKAVIETQFTYSKANKMKWGRGAVGATAMTFKTYSIAYLELLGRMWTQGGPEGKKAVLLALGMLMLMGGAGGLPFAEDAEDLVDGLAQLAGYNFNSKKAKQELLESLFGEAGAGFIERGITGLPGMPLDVSGRLGMGNLLPATGLFKEKTDYTRDVLEVVGPVGDLAKRVASGTRSILAGDVGAGLLQMAPAAVRNAVKGADMAATGMYRDDKGYKVLDTSPAEAAMKAIGFQPASVSKVQEANFINQQAKNFYNQQAQEIRAKWAKGIFEKDPGLVAEARADLEDWNRKNPDQRIVVSMPAVLKRVREMGKTKDQRIADTAPKAMRQQLREEAAKARATL, via the coding sequence ATGGGATTTCAACCTGCGCAACCAGCCGACACATCCAATACCGCACGCCTGCGCGCCATGATCCCCCAGATGGAGGCCATGGGCTACAAGCAGCAGCCTCAAGCCCTGGCCGATGGCGGTATCGTGGATACGATCAAGGGGATGGTGGGACTGCGCCCAAAGACCCGCGAGGAACTGCTGGCGGCAGATGCCAAAAATCAGGAGCGCAATCGGGAGGCGGCGGCCCGTGTCGCCGCTCGCCAAACCCCAGCTCCAGCCGCTCCTGCTGCGCCAGCTCCGCAGGCAGCTATCACGGACTATGCGGGCATGAGCGCCATGCAGCGCCGTGAAAAGGAGCAGGGCCTGAAAAACGGCGGCGCGGTCAAGCCGCACGGGTTCAAGGCAGGCGGCCTGATCCGTGGGCCAGGCACTGGGACCAGCGACTCCATCGAAACGGAGAAGCGCCCCGGCACCTTCATCATGCCGGCCGATAGCACGCAGGCCTTTGGACCTGAAATGCTGGAAGAACTGGGCGAGCCCGAGGAAATGGGTGAAGCAGCTGAAGGCATGGAAGAGCAGAGCCAGGGCGGCGAGTCTGGTGAGGGCGAGGAAGTGCCCGTGCGCTTGCAGACCCTGCTGGACCAGGCCGCAAACCTGAACGCCGAGCAAAAGGCGCAGCGCCTTCTGCGCAACAACAAGATCAGTGAGGGCATGCTGAAAGCCTGGCAGGGCCTGCCCCTGGACCAGTACACCGCAAACGTGGATTCCCGCTACGAGTCGCAGATGCTGCAGGCCGGTGTGGTGTGGACGCCCGCCGAGCTGAAATCCCTGTTCAAGCTGACCGACGCCCAAGTGGACCTGTACCAAGAGTTCCGCGCCGCGACAGACCGCAGCCTGGATACCATGGCCCGCGCCGACATGCTGCGCTACGGCGGCAAGGACGTGGCCGAGCTGCGCGACATGGTGATGGATGCCAAGGACGCACAGGATGCCGCGCAGATCCTGCGTAAACACCTGCAGATGCTGGCCAAGGAGAATCCCGACCGCGCAGGCGAAATCGGCCAGGTGTCGAACGGAATGCTGGACCGTGCCGCCCGCGTGCAGGAGCTGCAGGAGCAGGGCTATGCACCGCTGTCGCGCTTCGGCCAGTACACGGTGGACGTGGTGGACGAGAATGGCGAGCGCCAATACTTCGGCCTGTTCGAGACTGCCCGCGAGGCCAATCTGATGGCCATCAAGATGCGCAAGGAGTTCGGGCAGGACGCCGTGACCCAGGGCACGCTGTCAAACGACGAGTTCAAGCTGCTGGCCGGCATAACGCCCGAGTCGCTTGAGCTGTTCGGGAACATGCTGGGCCTTGAATCCGATGGCGATCAGGCCAAGGACCAGGCTTTCCAAGAGTACCTGCGCCGCACCAAGACCAACCGCAGCGCCATGCGCCGCCTGATTCACCGCCAGGGCATCGCGGGTTACAGCGAGGATGTGGGCCGGGTGCTGGCCAGCTTCCTCTACAGCAACTCCCGCCAGACTTCGGCCGGGCTGCACATGGGCGAGCTGGGCGAGGCGATCACGGCGATTCCCAAGCAGCAGGGCGAGCTGAAAGACGCAGCGATCCAGCTCTCGGAATACGTGAAGAACCCCCAGGAGGAAGCCCAGGCCGTGCGCGGACTGTTGTTTGCCCAGTACCTGGGTGGTTCCATCGCTTCGGCTTTTGTGAACATGAGCCAGCCTGCTGCCGTCACATTCCCGTGGCTGTCGCAGTTCGGTGGCGCCAAACAGGCCGCAGCTGAGCTGGGCCGCGCAGCCAAGAACCTGGCCAGCCGTAGCCACCGCTACGAGGCCGACCTGGCCGCCGCCCTCAAGCAGGCCGAGGAAGAAGGCACCGTGAGCCCGCAGGAGGTGCACCAGCTCATGGCACAGGCCCGGGGGTCCGGCTCGTTGCGCCCTGGCGATGGCACGCGCGCCGGGGATGCGCGCGCCGCAGCGAGTAATGCGCTCACCCGCCTGTCACTGGCCTGGGGCAAGGTGTTCGGCGCGGCAGAGCAGGTGAACCGCCGCATGACCTTCATTGCCGCGTACCGCGTGGCCAAGGCGCAAGGCATGGCCAACCCGGCCGCCTTCGCCAAGAAGGCCGTGATTGAAACCCAGTTCACCTACAGCAAGGCGAACAAGATGAAGTGGGGCCGCGGGGCAGTGGGCGCCACCGCGATGACCTTCAAGACCTACTCCATTGCCTATCTGGAGCTGCTGGGCCGGATGTGGACGCAGGGCGGCCCCGAGGGCAAAAAGGCCGTGCTCCTGGCGCTGGGCATGCTCATGCTGATGGGTGGTGCGGGCGGCCTGCCGTTTGCCGAGGATGCCGAGGATTTGGTGGATGGTCTGGCGCAGCTGGCAGGCTACAACTTCAATAGCAAGAAGGCCAAGCAGGAATTGCTCGAAAGCCTGTTCGGTGAGGCTGGCGCAGGCTTCATTGAGCGCGGTATCACCGGCCTGCCAGGTATGCCTCTGGACGTGTCCGGGCGCCTTGGCATGGGGAACCTGCTGCCGGCCACTGGCCTGTTCAAGGAAAAGACCGACTACACCCGCGACGTGCTGGAAGTGGTGGGCCCAGTGGGCGACCTGGCCAAGCGCGTGGCGTCGGGTACGCGCTCCATCCTGGCGGGCGATGTGGGCGCCGGGCTTCTGCAGATGGCGCCTGCCGCCGTGCGCAACGCAGTCAAGGGCGCCGACATGGCCGCCACCGGCATGTACCGCGACGACAAGGGCTACAAGGTTCTGGACACCAGCCCCGCCGAGGCGGCCATGAAGGCCATCGGCTTCCAACCCGCCAGTGTGTCCAAGGTGCAAGAGGCCAATTTCATCAACCAGCAGGCCAAGAACTTCTACAACCAGCAGGCGCAGGAAATCCGCGCCAAGTGGGCAAAGGGGATCTTTGAGAAAGACCCTGGCCTGGTTGCAGAAGCTCGTGCGGATCTGGAGGACTGGAATCGCAAGAACCCAGACCAGCGCATTGTGGTGAGCATGCCAGCCGTGCTCAAGCGCGTGCGAGAAATGGGCAAGACCAAGGACCAGCGGATTGCCGACACTGCGCCCAAGGCGATGCGCCAGCAGCTGCGGGAAGAAGCGGCGAAGGCGCGTGCCACTTTGTAG
- a CDS encoding IS1182 family transposase: MKRFIEGEDRRQVTLLPECLDDYIGEDNPVRVVDAFVEELDLQSIGFDGVNPAATGRPAYHPAVLLKLYIYGYLNRIQSSRRLEREAQRNVELMWLTGRLAPDFKTIADFRRNSGPGIRNVCKRFIAMCRQFKLFSQAIVAIDGSKFKAVNSRDRNFTPGKIDRRQEQIEQSIQRYLDALETADRTQPAEVEAKTERLQEKIKKLREQMRRLDSLREQLKDLPDGQISLTDPDARSMTTQAKGSGLVGYNVQTAVDAEHHLIVAHEVTNVGNDRAQLHKMACAAGQTMGTQGLQAFADRGYFSGPQLKACEDASITAFVPKPMTSNAKAEGRFDKADFIYIAEDDEYQCPAGKRAIYRFSTLEKSGLNARVYWSSACPGCALKAECTTSRNRRIRRWEHEEVLERVQQRLDRKPDAMTLRRSTVEHVFGTLKHWMGSTHFLMKTLKHVSTEMSLHVLAYNLKRVIGVLGIAGTMQAMRMVKA; encoded by the coding sequence ATGAAGAGATTCATCGAAGGCGAGGACCGAAGACAGGTCACGCTGCTGCCGGAGTGCCTGGACGACTACATCGGCGAGGACAACCCGGTACGAGTAGTAGATGCCTTTGTCGAGGAGCTCGATCTCCAGTCGATCGGCTTCGATGGCGTCAATCCTGCTGCCACCGGTCGGCCGGCGTATCACCCTGCCGTACTGCTCAAGCTCTACATCTACGGGTATCTCAACCGCATCCAATCGAGCCGTCGTTTGGAGCGTGAAGCCCAGCGCAATGTCGAGCTGATGTGGCTGACCGGCCGTCTCGCGCCGGACTTCAAGACCATTGCCGACTTCCGCCGCAACAGCGGCCCGGGCATCCGCAACGTCTGCAAGCGCTTCATCGCCATGTGCCGGCAGTTCAAGCTCTTCTCGCAGGCCATAGTGGCGATCGATGGCAGCAAGTTCAAGGCGGTCAACAGCCGCGACCGCAACTTCACCCCGGGCAAGATCGACAGGCGCCAGGAGCAAATCGAACAAAGCATCCAGCGTTACCTCGACGCGCTGGAGACCGCTGACCGCACGCAGCCCGCGGAAGTCGAGGCTAAGACAGAACGCTTGCAGGAGAAGATCAAGAAGTTACGCGAGCAGATGCGGCGGCTCGATAGCTTGAGAGAGCAGCTAAAGGACCTACCTGACGGACAGATATCACTCACCGATCCCGATGCACGCTCGATGACTACCCAGGCCAAGGGATCGGGTCTGGTGGGCTACAACGTGCAGACGGCCGTCGATGCCGAGCACCATCTGATCGTCGCGCACGAGGTCACGAATGTCGGCAACGACCGTGCACAACTGCACAAGATGGCCTGCGCCGCAGGCCAGACGATGGGAACTCAGGGCCTACAGGCCTTCGCCGACCGCGGCTACTTCAGTGGCCCGCAGCTCAAGGCCTGCGAAGACGCCAGCATCACGGCATTCGTACCCAAGCCTATGACCTCCAACGCGAAGGCCGAGGGGCGCTTCGACAAGGCCGACTTCATCTACATCGCGGAGGATGATGAATACCAGTGCCCTGCGGGCAAGCGAGCCATCTACCGGTTCAGCACGCTGGAGAAGAGCGGTCTCAATGCGCGTGTCTACTGGAGCAGTGCATGCCCGGGATGCGCCCTCAAGGCTGAGTGCACGACCAGCCGCAACAGACGCATCCGGCGTTGGGAACACGAAGAAGTTCTTGAGCGTGTGCAGCAGCGGCTGGACCGCAAGCCGGACGCCATGACCTTGCGCAGGTCCACCGTGGAACATGTCTTCGGCACTCTCAAGCACTGGATGGGCTCGACGCACTTCCTGATGAAGACCCTCAAGCATGTCAGCACCGAGATGAGCCTGCATGTGCTGGCCTACAACCTCAAGCGGGTGATCGGCGTGCTGGGCATCGCGGGGACGATGCAGGCGATGAGGATGGTCAAGGCATGA
- a CDS encoding GNAT family N-acetyltransferase, giving the protein MPDLFVQQEEFSEWLSDEPHLLAPLLQGYGDAISDMGGNLLTDPRSSKNAHVLNPDFAKQQRYFMGFQHKQFQFVLSCLYVFPAFRGAGLGKHLVNTAKQMVQDKGFIQVAVEQQKIPQLDRFYKDLGFLSTDDIISNGFGMAYRDYFWSGKKFSLSRVGNTIAVQPL; this is encoded by the coding sequence ATGCCTGATCTATTCGTCCAGCAGGAAGAGTTTTCTGAATGGCTATCCGATGAACCGCATCTTCTGGCCCCGTTGCTCCAGGGGTACGGCGACGCCATCTCGGATATGGGCGGCAATCTGCTAACAGATCCTCGGTCATCAAAGAACGCTCACGTTCTCAATCCGGATTTCGCAAAGCAACAGCGATATTTCATGGGCTTTCAGCATAAACAGTTTCAGTTCGTTCTTTCGTGCCTCTATGTCTTCCCTGCGTTCAGAGGCGCGGGCCTCGGAAAGCATCTCGTCAATACTGCGAAGCAAATGGTCCAAGACAAAGGATTCATTCAAGTCGCCGTGGAGCAACAGAAGATCCCTCAGCTTGATCGCTTCTACAAAGATCTGGGCTTCCTGTCGACCGACGACATCATCTCCAATGGTTTCGGTATGGCATATCGAGACTATTTCTGGTCAGGGAAGAAATTCTCTTTGTCGCGCGTCGGGAACACTATCGCGGTACAGCCGCTATGA
- a CDS encoding crAss001_48 related protein, with amino-acid sequence MTSTVIKPTVGRKVWFRPNGTTDLQKPGTTERGRLNELHGQPLDATVTYVWSERMVNLSVLDHYGNPFIATSVNLLQPGDSTPATGFYAEWMPYQQGQAAKAESASAAMASGIVIPPIGAPSVGTTSASLQLPVIDPGPDSLEREIQAKALPPHQQRVLDEKRELDERLSKLDAFVLDNPLFLKLPSAEQERLSRQSKAMAVYSGILDERIACF; translated from the coding sequence ATGACCTCTACTGTCATCAAGCCCACCGTGGGCCGCAAAGTTTGGTTTCGCCCCAATGGCACTACTGATCTGCAGAAGCCCGGCACTACCGAACGCGGCCGCCTGAACGAACTTCATGGGCAACCGCTGGACGCCACCGTGACCTATGTGTGGAGCGAACGCATGGTGAACCTGTCGGTGCTCGATCACTACGGCAACCCGTTCATCGCAACCAGCGTCAATCTGCTGCAACCCGGTGACTCGACACCCGCGACCGGCTTCTACGCCGAATGGATGCCCTACCAGCAGGGGCAGGCGGCAAAAGCGGAGTCTGCATCGGCCGCCATGGCATCTGGGATTGTGATCCCGCCGATTGGTGCGCCAAGTGTGGGCACCACTTCCGCGAGTTTACAGCTCCCCGTCATCGATCCCGGCCCCGACTCTCTGGAGCGCGAGATCCAGGCCAAGGCTCTGCCGCCTCACCAACAGCGCGTGCTGGACGAGAAGCGAGAACTGGACGAGCGCCTGTCAAAGCTGGATGCCTTCGTTCTGGACAACCCGCTTTTCCTGAAGCTGCCCAGCGCCGAACAGGAGCGTCTGTCTCGCCAGTCGAAGGCCATGGCCGTTTACTCCGGCATCTTGGACGAGCGGATCGCCTGCTTCTGA